The sequence ATCGAGAATTTGTAACTGGTCTGGTACTGGCATGGAGCAGGCTGTGATGGTTTGGTTCGGTTGTCTGACAGAAACTGTGGCGTAGCGACCGAGTGAGATAGTGTAGAGCCTAGAGGGGAGGGCAGATGCTTCTTTTTTAGTCTGAGATGGTGGTGCTACGAATTTGTTTAGAAAAAGTTCCAGGCAACACCATATTTGTATCTCTTTTTGTAAAGCAAATGTTTTGGATGCGAAACACAATGTTTGGAATCCTAAATATGCAATTGTCTCTTGTTTCTCCGCCTCCTTGTTAATCCATCAATTGTTCTCAGCCTAGAATATCTTCATCGGTATTTACCAACCTGGATTAATTTACTCACGATACATATGCCATATGGGAAATGACTTCATAGCTTTGGGTTGTCTTATGGCTCCTTGAATTTGCAGTAGTTACCTATTGGCTGAAGCAGAGCTGACCCCCACTTTATCAAGAGTTGCTCAACAATGGACACTAGCTGCCTGTCATCTATGAATATTACTAGAGCTAGCCAGGCAAGATCTTTTGCGGGGCAACTTCCTCCTCAGAGATGTTTTGCGAGTAGTCACTATACAAGCTTTGCCATGAAAAAACTTGTCTCAAGGAATAAAGGAAGGAGATCACACCGTAGACATCCTGCCTTGCAGGTTCAGCCTTTTGTTTTTCACTCTTTTCGTGTTCTCACTGTGCTTCTTGTGAAATCATATTTGATTACCTTTTCCGCAGGTTGTCTGCAAGGATTTTCCAAGACCTCCACTagaaagcacaataaattatttGGAAGCTGGACAACTCTCTTCATTTTTTAGAAACAGAGAATGCTCCAATAAGCCGTTGCAGGTCGTGGTTGCTGGTGCAGGTCTGACATAATTCTCGCTCTTCATCTTATCACTAGAATCACAAATAGATTACGAAACTTTTTTTttaacaatataacacatattTGTACATAAATTACcgtgatattatatgttcccgttgcaacgcacgggcactcacctagttgtGGCTGATGGCTAGAGCATTTCCTCAAACACCATGAGTGTGTCGTCCTTCACGTATGCACACGAGAAGACAAGCACAAGCTACTTGCTCCAGCCGCGATGACAAGTCCGAGCGAGCCGCGATGACAGGACGAAGACAATTTAGCGTAAGCATAGGAAGACGCCATATTTGGAGGACGACTGTACCATCCGCTAAGATAGAGAACCTTTTAGCGGACCTTGGTGGAATAGTAAAATAGCTCGCTACACGATATATTTAGCGGACAGAACGATTTACAGTCTGTTGTTGGAGACAGTCTAAGCCCGAAGGAAGCCGACGAGCCGAGCTAGAAAGTACGGAGTAGATCGTGGGCTGGCCTTCGTTTCTTTGAGATTTGTGCGGCCAAACACGTGGCGTCAATCAAAACAAGCCTGTACAGGCGTTGCTTTGCAGGCCGCTGCAGTGCAGCCAATTTTTTTCCAAGCCTGAAGGTACTGGGCACTGGCTACTGCAGTCTGTAGCTGTGCGGAAAGATTAGGCTGCTCCGTGCAGCGCTGACCGTTGAGCAGAAAAAGGTGCTGCCCAGTAGATTCGTTCATGGCCACCGCCCCTCCCTGCGCCTGCGGCGCTCCGTCCCCATCGCTGCGATGCCCTCTAGCCCTGCCGCTCCCCTTCGCTACCTCTCATCCCGCCGTCCGGCTCGCCGCCCCGCCGCTTCTCGCGCGCCGCCTCGCCGTGTCTCCTCGAAGGGCAGCGTCAGCGCTGGAAGCCCTCGTGCTGGAATCTGACGACGAGGAAGAGGAGTCCGGGATAGGCCTGTTCCAGGGTGAGGAGTGGGCAGCGACCGCCGACGAGAGGGACGCGGTAAGGTCCCCCGAGCTGGAGGTTTTCGAGCTCGAAGAGCTGCCGGAGCAGTGGCGTCGGTCGAGGATCGCCTGGCTCTGCAAGGAGCTCCCCGCTTACAAGCACTCCACCTTCACCCGCATCCTTAATGCCCAGCGAAAGTGGATTAACCAGGACGACGCCACCTACATCACCGTCCACTGCCTCCGCATCCGCCACAACGCCGCTGCATTCCGGGTTAGTATTCAGTTATTCACTATTCAATACCCCGCACTGTCACCTCCCTCCAATATTCCCATTACCTGCTTTATCAACTGCTTCTTAAATTAAGTATATCTACGTGCTTATAAAAAAAGTCTCATTACCTGTTTCATGAACTGCTTCTCAAATTAAATTAAGTATTTTTATGTGCTTATAAAAAAGGTGGAACTGACGTGGAATAAACGATGATATTTTTTAATCGCAACATGAACCCTGCTGATACATAGTGGTAGTGTTTTATAGTGGAACAAGCGATGAGATTTTTTAAGCGCAACCTAAACCTCTGTCCATACAGTGACACCATAACCCACGTGAGAATTGCTTTGTCTTAGGACAAAGTATTTTTTTAACCATAACCTAAATTTGCTCCCACGAAAAGTCAAACTCGGGATCTAAGTAGTGCTATTTAGACCATCTAATCAActcagggggtgtttggttagagggactaaagattagtttctagtttttagtctcatttagtcccttttttgccaaacactaggactaaaatatggactaaaatgatttagtctttagtccttcacataggtgctaaaagagactaaaagccCACATGAGTGTATTTCAAGGGCATTTGAGTCTTGTGGACAATGTATTTAATGACTTTAGAATCTATTTAGTCCTAGAACCAAACaagtagggactaaagtttagtcctaggactaaagtttagtcctaagactaattgaaaccaaacatggcctcAGATAGGGACCATTTTGTTATATGTGCTTATACAAGCTAAAGTTATTGCTCACCAACTGTTCGGTGAATCACCTAAATAGTTATATAGACACAATCAGTTGACATATTATGGATGATTCGATAAATGCTTTCAGGTGTACAGCTGGATGGTACAGCAGCACTGGTACCGCTTCAACTTTGCACTAGCCACAAGGGTAGCCGATTGTCTTGCCAGAGAAGGCAAGGTTGAAAAGTGCCGAGAGGTGTTTGATGCGATGATCAAGCAAGGACGAGTACCGGCTGAATCCACCTTCCACATACTGGTGGTTGCATATCTCAGTGTTGCTAGGGGGGGTTGTCTTGAGGAGGCATGCACCATCTACAACCAGATGATACAGATGGGTGGCTATAAGCCTCGCCTCAGCCTGCATAATTCACTGTTCAGGGCACTTGTGAGTAAAACAGGAGGCACTGCAAAGCACAATCTCAGGCAGGCTGAGTTTGTCTACCACAATATAGTCACAAGTAACCTTGAGGTGCACAAGGATATTTATGCAGGGCTCATCTGGCTCCACAGCTATCAAGATGTCATTGATAGAGACAGGATCAAAGCTCTTAGGGATGAGATGAAGCGAGCCGGGTTTGAGGAGAGCACTGATGTGCTGGTGTCACTGATGAGGGCCTTCTCCAAGGAAGGAGATATTAAAGAAACTGAGGCAACATGGCATTGGCTTCTTCGGAGTGGTTGTGAGCTTCCTGCCCAAGCTTATATCTGCCGAATGGAGCTTTATGCACGCACTGGTGAGCCAATGAAATCCCTAGAAATGTTCAAGGAAATGAAGAACCGGAACATCCCTCCtaatgttgcatcatatcataAGATTATTGAGATAATGACAAAAGCTAGAGAGATAGAGATTGCAGAAAAACTCATGGATGAGTTTGTTGAAAGTGATATGAAACATCTGATGCCAGCCTTTCTTGACTTGATGTATTTGTATCTGGATCTGGATATGCATGAGAAACTGGAACATACTTTCACCAAATGCCTTGGCCGATGCCGTCCAAATAGAATATTATACACCATTTATATGGAATCACTTGTGAGGATTGGGAATGTCTCGAAGGCCGAGGAGATCTTTGATGAGATGCATAAAAATGGGATGATAGGTACTAATGCTAAGTCTGCCAACATCCTGCTCAGAGGCTATCTTTTGGCAGAGAACTATCAGAAAGCTGAGAGCATTTATGAGTTAATGTGTAAAAAAAAGTACGATATACCAGTGGAATCTTTGGAGAAACTTCAGAGTGGCCTCCTCAGTAGTAAGAAAGTTGTCAAGCCACCAAAACCTGTGAGCATGAAGTTGGATGAAGAGCAGCGTGAGATTCTGATTGGCTTGCTCCTTGGAGGCACTCAGATAGAATCTCATGCACAGAAAGGGGTCTACATCGTCAATTTTAAGTTCCAGGAAGATTCTCATGCTCACTCAGCTCTAAGGGTGCATATTCACGAACGTTTCTTCGAATGGCTGCCTTCAGCATGCAGATCACTGAATAGGGAGAGCGAGATCCCTTATCGATTTTCAACCATACCTCATGCACATTTCGGTTTCTTTGCAGATCAGTTCTTTCAGAAAGGCCAGCCTGTTCTCCCAAAACTTGTCCACAGGTGGCTTTCCCCACGGGTTCTGGCATATTGGTTCATGTCTGGGGGCGTCAGACTGCAATCGGGTGATATTGTTCTTAAGGTCAGTGGCGGGGACACTGGTGGTGTTGAGAGAATTGTGAAGTCCTTGCAAGCACAACAATCTTTAGCATGTAAAGTGAAGAGGAAAGGGAGATTCTTTTGGATAGGTTTCCAGGGATGTAATGCCGACTCTTTCTGGAAAATAGTCGAAACTTATGTACTGGACAGTTTTGCTAGTTCCACCGAGGAAAGCCACAATGTAGGTTCTGATGGCTTGCAAGACTATACATATTATGAGAGTGATACGCAGAGGCATGGTAGAGAAAGTGAGGAGTGAGGATAGACTTTGTTCACAAGTTGTCTACATTACTTTCCTACTAACACCTGTCGCCCAGATTGATCTATCACCTTTCCAGCTGATCGTCTGTGGTTGCAGTATTGTACTATAGACAGTCGTGAGCAGAGAGAGATATGAGTAGCTTGGTGGATTCCCTTGTTATTGTACCTGGATTTGCACAGATGTTCAGTTTTTGCTGCCCATTAGTTTGTTGGGTTCCATGATTTCCAGCTGAAGATGCGTCATCTCCAGAAGAGTCAGTTACGATTACGACAGCGTATTCTAGTATGCCACTTTGCAACCTAGAACTTAACAATTGACCTGCAGTCAGCTAACATTATTTCCATGTAAAGAAGTATATGAACGAAGCAATCCTAGTCAACTACAATCTATCCTGATTTTCTATCCTAATCTCTCGCCGGATCTGCGATGGACTAGAGGTCTCCCTGCAGGAGCCTGGTGAGCAAGGTAGTGAGAAGCGCGTCCCTTCTCTCCGCCCTGTCCTCCTCCCTCATCCTCCTCTGCTCCTCGCGCTCCGCCCACGCCTGCTCCAGCATCAGCCTCTCCTGCTCTATCCTCTGCATCGACTGCCGCCATTGGTCTTCGAAGAACAGCCGCTCCCGCGCCCTCCTCTCCATCGTCTCCTGGCGCTGCGCGTCCAAGCGCAGCTGCTGCTCGAAGAAATCGCGCAGCAGGCCACGAACGGCGGACGTCGACGTCTGCGCGTCCTTCGTGTTCCTGCTTCGTCGGGGCggctcgtcgtcgtcgccgccgccgccgtcgtcaggTTCCTCGCGTCCCGACGGACCGGCCGGCCTTTTCAGCTTCTTTCTACCGGGAGCCTGGACCGCTTCGGACCCTTGGAGCTGCTGCTGGCTCTGCATGTCTCTGCTGCGACTCCTCCTCTGAGGAAGGGAAGTGAAACGGCTGCCGTCTGTTCCAGATGTTGCGCGAATCCCTGGTGAAAATGACGGTCTTTAGTGACAGGCTTAGAGAGACAAACATGGGCGCACCGATCCTGTTGCGATTCTCGGCAACCAAGTGAATGCGCAGGAAGAGCATGGAACGAGACTGACCTTGTTGTGGCGTCCGATGAGGCTCTTCGTCCTCGCTAGCGCTCCTTGAGTACTCGGGGTCGGGGATGCAGCGCTGCTGATCTGGCTGCTGCTGCGCGTGCCCCCGAGCTGCGATGAGCACTCGCTCGGTCTCCTGGTCCTGGCTCCCCGCGCGCCGTCAGATTTTGCAGTCCCACGAGCGGCGCGAGTACATAAAGGAAACGCGTACGTGCTGCCGGTGCTGGTGAATGTGGAAGGCGAGATCGCGTGGGGGGCGTCTGGCACGACCCGGGCCGGGAGACGGGATTAGACAGACAGCGGCCTGCATGCAGCAGCAGCGCCCGTcgtttttttctctctcccccgtCTCGTGTTTTTCATCGCCTTTCTGACACTTCCCGACCGCCTCGACGCTCCAAATTCACCGTTTCACACGTCCCCAGCAATGTGAATGGCTTTGCTGCTGTCCACACGGGCAGGGGCAGTGCAGCTCGCCACGTCATCCTGGATCCCCGTGGTCGCCCCCGACATGTTGATCCGTACTGCGACCGTATGGAGGAATGCCGCCGATGGGAGATCTCGCGACGCGCAgttcttgtttgtttgtttgtttccaGGCCGGTCTGCAGCGGCTAGCGACATTATATTGACCCGTGACCTCTTCTCGTTCAGCACGGCTCGGAGCATGGCGGCCGTCAACGCAATCCGCCGCGCGCCTTCGCACGACAGCGATGACGTGCACGCACCAGCAGCAGCGCGATCGCTGTCAGCTGGAACGCGCCGCCCGGCCCGGTCGTTGTTGAGCATTTTTTACCCTTTCCAGTGGAGGAGGAGCGGGCGTCACACTGATGAGGCCATTTTTTTGATGTGCAGGTGACGGTGTCACGGTACAGCTAGCTAGTCACATGCGTGTTGGCAGCGGCTGCGGCAGTACGACAGATCGAGCAGCCGAATCCTGCAAGGGTGCCGTGCAGTGCAGAGGCATCCGGCGCTTTTCTGCAGATTCGCGCAGCGCCCTGCGGCCCTGCCCCCGTCACCCGGTCAGGCGTTAGTGCCACTACTCCAATGTCCAATCCGATAGGCTTTTGGAGCATCTTCACTGGTTCCAAAAAAAAAACAAatctttctaaaatcaatttagaGTGCTGTAATTATCAGCTATGCTCAAACAGTTCTTTAGATGAGGTCCTCAAAGGTACAAACTTTCTAAATATCTCTTTTAGTCCGAGACTTGGAAGTTGTTTGTTCGCCATCGAATTCGTGTTCTTACACAAGTGATGCACTTTGAATGATATGATCTGCAGAAAAGATGAATTCATCATTTTCGTCTGACAAGTCTGAAGATGACCCATCTAAAATTTTAGAGGAAAGTGAACGACAACGATTCATACCGAATGAAAATAGTAAAGAGAAGAACAATGATTATTAAGCTTTATCATACAGATGAAATCAAATCTAAAGCTACACGCAATAACTAGAAATAACTAGAAAAGTTAAGTTGACATAATTTAAAAATATTTAACAACCTAAGAATCGGGAACCGTTCGATGCTAAGATTGTTTTTGTTCCAATATTTATTTAGAAACTTGTTAAATCTGAGTATGAGGAGTTCTTTTTTAGAGAACTAATAACTAAAGAGCAActtcaatagttctctaaataacTCTCTAAATCTTAAATTTAAGAAGTGAACAGAAAAATGCTTCTCCAATGGTTCTCTAAATAGACTTGCTAAATTTACTTAGTTGCTATTCAACTCTATTTACTCTCCACATTTAGCAACTCGGTAGGAACTCCCTAAATACAGTTGACGTCAATTTCTTCACACTAGCGTGATTATTTTTACCTTTCCCATACAATGAGATAGCCAGGTATAACACactctttttttattttctagcATAATGAGGTAGCTAGGTCAAACACGTATGACGCAAGTTTCTCCTTCACCGTCGAACCTAACTTTCTCATAGATTGCGTCACCGGACCACCACTCATCCATAATTCATATCGACCGACCTTTTTTCTTCCGCCCTCATATCCTCTGCTCTCAACCTTATTATCAGGCAGATCTCATAGGGACAGGGCCGCTAAAGCTAGATTCAAAATCGAACTACTTTCTAAATATGAGCAACTATTGGAGACTAAGTTATTTTTTACTTCCAATAGCTATTTAGCAACTTGCTAAACATGATTTTAGCAAGCTATtttttagagaactactggagttgctctaatGGAGATGCTCTTAGTTTCGGGAGTGTTTGGCATAACTGATAGGCGACAGTTTACTTCACCTCATGAGCAACTCACAGACTGGCTCGTTAAAACAAGCGAGACTTTCAGCTCAGCTCATGGTAAAAACGAGACGAGTGGCCGTGAGATGAGCACCCAACATTTTCACTCCCAGACATTACAGGAATTATTCAACATAAGCACCCAGACTCCCAGAGTTTGTCCCTCTGCCCAGCAACCCCATTTTCGTTCTAGAGTAAACATGTACCATGGTCCAGGGTCGCGTGTATACAGAGACAGTCATATATTTCTTTAGAGAGGACCAACTCGATTTATAATATTAATAAATAAAATATGTGTGTCTATATATACATGATATATAATAGTTTTTAGTCATAACAAGTAATACACGTGTGCACTAAATATATACTAAATTATAACTTATTAGAAACTAACTTTTTTTGTTTTGATCATAGATATACAAGTAATTTCTTTTTTTTTCATTTCTTGTCTTATATCTCActttttattttaaacttcactttaTAATATAAATAATGTAGTACAAAACTGCGTTTTGCAACGCTAGTACGGTCTCGTGAAGATGGCCTCATTAAGGCTGGCTCCAACAAAACCCTCTAAAGGGTCAtctaccctaaatatagaggatcaaaCGGTCATCTACGCTCTCTAACAGCGTcatctaaacggtcctctaaatttagaggactctgctggattctctatatataaAGTTTTTCTAAACGGTCTTATATTCATTTGAATATTTTAAATAAcaggtttagcaaaactaaaatatgtataatatatttgagagtatgacaaatacgtatatacaagaaaataaaaataaaaaatgtctctaatataggtatttgagtatagaggacgtgatttagaggatgTTGTTAGAGAGCAAGTAGATATAGAGGATAAAATTttttagagaagactgtaaaTAACAGATATAAAGGATAGATATAGAGTAAGTTGCGACAGTCTTATAGCACACTTAGGAACCTCCCGCCACGATTCAATTCAATTCACCACCCCCAGTCCCCACCACAGCATCTACGGCGCTGTACAGCATTAAGGTCGGGCGGTCGGGCTCGGGCCATTACCACTCCTCCATACAGCAGGAACGGCAGCGGTCGAATGGCGCCCCGGCCGGCCGGCCCCAACGAAAACAGCCGGGCACGCAAAAGGGACGAAGGCACGAAAGACGCGGCCGCCACCGGCGGTCGGCGTAGAAACCAAAGGCACGAAGGGACACTGCGTGGGGAGGGGAAGGGCGGAGAGCGCCAGCCACGCGGTGGGGGGAAAACCCGAAAAGAGAAAGGGCTGTGTACCTTTCGCTTTGTTGCCTGGCTCTGGTATTGGGTTCCCCGTTCTGCTGCTCAGCTCAGCCCAGCCCCAGAGCCCCTGACCTGCCGTCCTCCCTCCTTCCCTCCCCGTGAGTCGCCGTACGGCGGTACGGGATCGCCACCGCGGCGTCCAGGTTCGTTTCCGTCTACTAGTTTCCATCCATGGCTAGATTAGCTGCACAGCGGTTGGTTTGGTTCTCCTGGGTGCGTGCTACTGCTTCCATAGTTCCATGGCCTGTTTTCAGCGGCACGCGCCGTCTTATCTCTCGCTTGCTCCTCAGGGATGGCGGACGGGAGCCTCTACGCCTGGTGGTGCTGTGCCTTGGGCTGGGCGCTGGCGCTTGTCGCAGCGGACGGCTTCCTCGTGGACATCACCTATGTGGAAAGCGCCGTGGCCAAAGGAGCAGGTGAGAGCAgctgctcttcttcttcttcttcaccgATTTATCCATACCACGTCCTGTCACAGTGTGCTGTTAGTGTCCTGTGGAAATCGAAGGATTTGATGCGTCTATGCCTGATGGATGTTTTCGTTCCCAGTGTGTTTGGATGGTAGTGCGCCGGCGTACCATCTCGCCCGCGGCTCCGGCTCCGGTGAGAACAGCTGGCTGGTCCATTTCGAGGTTAAGCTTCTTCCAGCCTGCAAGGAGAACGGCCAATCTGCTTCAACTGTTTTTATATGTTTGACTTCAACTCAGTGCACTCAATTGCTGCAGGGGGGAGGATGGTGCAACAATGTCACCACCTGCCTGCAACGGAAGCGCACTCGGTTGGGTTCGTCCAAGGAGATGGCGACGCAGATTGCCTTCTCCGGAATCCTGAGTGACACGCCGGATGACAACCCAGGTACTGAATTTCTGTAGTAGTTGCCCGACGGAGAATTGCTCTCTACTGCACTATCATCTTTGTCTTGTAGCAATTCAGACCACCTAGACCTGTAGCTTCAAATGCTGAATTCCTGTGCAAACCATGGAAACCAGATTTTTACAATTGGAACAAGGTCAAGGTTCGGTACTGTGATGGTTCATCTTTCACTGGAGATGTTGAAGAAGTTGACCCTGTGAGTCCATACTCCACAATTTCTCAATCTTCTGTTTTTTAAACACAACGTTTTATTTTCTTTCAGATCCTATGATGTTGCAAGAAAACTCACTACCATAATTCCCCCCCTCTTTTGCCTTTTGTTTAGGCAACAAAGCTACATTATAGAGGTGCCAGGATATGGCAAGCTGTCATGGACGACCTGCTTGCCAAAGGGATGGACAAAGCTGAAAATGTGTGTATTCTTACAAGCATAGTTCTTGGCAACCATAATGGTTCGCAAGACTAACTAAATTGTGCCAGGCTCTAATTTCAGGCTGTTCTGCTGGTGGTTTAACCTCCATACTACACTGTGACAGATTTCATGACCTTCTGCCGCCGGCTGCGAGGGTTAAGTGCCTTTCTGATGCTGGGTTCTTCATTAATGAGTAAGACAATGTCACTTCTAGTACTAGCCAGCCCACAGCAAAAAAAAAACCACAAATGTGATTTTTGAGCCGTTAAAATACAGTGCAAATTATAATAAACAAAGTGCACTCAAAACAAAATGGCTCGTATAGCTTTTCTGGATACGGAAATGCTTTTCTAACATATCTGATCCTTTTGTTGACAGGAAAGACGTTGCAGGAGTTGGGTACATTGCTGCCTTTTTCAACGACGTCGTTACAACACATGTACACATTTTTACTTCACACTTTGTAGTACTAATAATAGATGAATatcgtgtgtgtgtgtgggggggggggggggggggggggtaattgCAACACATCCAGTACAAGACAACGAGATGATTCCTACGCCTCAGTTCAGCTGATTAAATCAAACTTATTTCATTCACAGAAGTCCAGAGCGCATTGTTCACCTGTTATTCTATAAGCTGATTACATTGTTTTCAAATGGATTAGGGGTCAGCAAAGAATTTGCCGCCTTCATGCACTTCGACGTTACCTCCAGGAACGGTAAGATATAAATTGCAAGCAGCTTCATAATGCATCTGTAGCCAGGCAACGCATTTCACGCACTCAAAAGTACATCTTGCGTTGGATGCAGTGCTTTTTCCCCCAGAACGAGGTGAAACAGATACAGACACCTCTGTTCATCCTCAACGCAGCATATGATTCATGGCAGGTTATCATTCGAGGAGTTCCGTAACTGTAAATATGGGTGTGTTCCTTAATTATTGCGGATCTCTCTGGTGCTGCTGTCATATAGAACACATTTTTTTCTGCAGGTAAGGAACATTTTGGTGCCAGGAGTAGCTGACCCTCATGGAAAATGGCATAGCTGTAAGCATGATATAGACCAGTGCTCTGCATCGCAGCTACGGGTATTGCAGGGTTGGTCCTATTGTGTCTGCAGTTTCCAACATACGTGCCATGTCCATGCTTGACTAGTCATATGGATCAACATTTGGTGCAGGATTCAGGGGTGATTTTCTGAAGGAAGTGGCAGAACTAGGGAACTCCGACTCGAGAGGGTTGTTCATAAACTCATGCTTCGTGCACTGCCAGTCTGAGATACAGGAGCTATGGTTCTCATCTGACTCCCCCGTGCTCGGAAACACAGTAATGCTAATGCACCAGATATCCTGAAGCTTACATTTCCATTGAATTAATCGTGCTTTCAAAGCATGAAGGCATTTTATGTTCGATCTAACGGAGTTTTTCTCACCTGTGCAGACAGTAGCAAACGCTGTTGGCGACTGGTTCTTCGACCGCAGCTCCTTCCAGAAGATAGACTGCCCATACCCTTGTGACTCGACCTGTCACAATCGGATCTACGATGACTCATCACAAGCATAGCAATTACAGTGGCCTCACTTCGTACTGCCATTCACCATGTTATTACATTTGACGCTTCCAGCATTGCTAACAGTAGGGCAATGCGTTGATAGCCAttgattttttttttctttttacgaATAAGATCAGGTGCCGGCGGCTTTAACTCGGTTGCTACCGGAAAGTGAGCGTGCATCTTCCGACGGTACATGGCATGGTTTATCTGGATGGATGAATCGATAATCATAAATTCTTAAAAACACAATAAATATTCTAGAATTTTTATGTTGTGCAACCGTGACTTATTTTCTCTTTGTATTAGTCATCTATTTATATACATCTTGATactaaaaaataaaaagaaataaagaaagacaTGCTTACGATAACTTTTCAAATCGAGTTCAATGCTATCTCTATTAAACAATAGGATTTAAGATTACATGTCTTACTCACATTTcatcttctaagtctgaaattcttTATCGATCTTGATGACGCTCAACTTTACATGCAGTTTGCATAAATAATCACGTGATAGCGGCTTCATAAAAATATCGCTGATCTATTTCTTAGTGCTTAATGTTCATATTCCCATCTCCAACGCTCCCAAATGGAGCAAAATCTCACGTCTACATGTTTACTTTGGTCATGGAAAACATCATTCTTGCTTAGGCCTAGGGCTCTCCTTTTGGGCACTGCGGAGCTCTCAGGAGTGGAGAGGACAACATGTTCCTCGACATCCATGTTCTCCTTGAAAGAACGTTATGCCTCCTATAGTCTGAGAGCTTCTTGGATATTTCTATTTCTTCGAAGGACAGTACATGCTCCTGAGTTGCGAGGACAGAAGAGTTGGCCTCTAGTAGCTTATCCATTGACATACTTATATTCAAACTTTACTATATGAACCGTGCTGTAGAATAGTGCAAACAATGCTTTTAGATAAACTGTTTCAGATGACCTAACGGTGGAGTTCTAGCTCTTCACTTTCCCTAGCCTTGGTGGCCTCCTACTCGGACTCTTGGGTCACCAGTGTCTGAATCTAGGCTGCCAGCTTCTCTGACgcattagggggtgtttggtttgtagggactaatgtttagtcccatcattttattccattttagactATAAATTACCAAATTTAGAAACtagaatagagttttagtttctatatttagcaattttgtaactaaaatggaataaaatgtagggactaaaaattagtccctagaaaccaaacacccactTAGTCGATGTTGCCGCCATTTGAACGATGACCTCAAGCTGGTCGCTG is a genomic window of Zea mays cultivar B73 chromosome 5, Zm-B73-REFERENCE-NAM-5.0, whole genome shotgun sequence containing:
- the LOC100283763 gene encoding transcription factor GT-3b, giving the protein MQSQQQLQGSEAVQAPGRKKLKRPAGPSGREEPDDGGGGDDDEPPRRSRNTKDAQTSTSAVRGLLRDFFEQQLRLDAQRQETMERRARERLFFEDQWRQSMQRIEQERLMLEQAWAEREEQRRMREEDRAERRDALLTTLLTRLLQGDL
- the LOC100284816 gene encoding Pectin acetylesterase 8 precursor; translation: MADGSLYAWWCCALGWALALVAADGFLVDITYVESAVAKGAVCLDGSAPAYHLARGSGSGENSWLVHFEGGGWCNNVTTCLQRKRTRLGSSKEMATQIAFSGILSDTPDDNPDFYNWNKVKVRYCDGSSFTGDVEEVDPATKLHYRGARIWQAVMDDLLAKGMDKAENALISGCSAGGLTSILHCDRFHDLLPPAARVKCLSDAGFFINEKDVAGVGYIAAFFNDVVTTHGSAKNLPPSCTSTLPPGTCFFPQNEVKQIQTPLFILNAAYDSWQVRNILVPGVADPHGKWHSCKHDIDQCSASQLRVLQGFRGDFLKEVAELGNSDSRGLFINSCFVHCQSEIQELWFSSDSPVLGNTTVANAVGDWFFDRSSFQKIDCPYPCDSTCHNRIYDDSSQA
- the LOC100382871 gene encoding Pentatricopeptide repeat-containing protein OTP51, chloroplastic-like → MATAPPCACGAPSPSLRCPLALPLPFATSHPAVRLAAPPLLARRLAVSPRRAASALEALVLESDDEEEESGIGLFQGEEWAATADERDAVRSPELEVFELEELPEQWRRSRIAWLCKELPAYKHSTFTRILNAQRKWINQDDATYITVHCLRIRHNAAAFRVYSWMVQQHWYRFNFALATRVADCLAREGKVEKCREVFDAMIKQGRVPAESTFHILVVAYLSVARGGCLEEACTIYNQMIQMGGYKPRLSLHNSLFRALVSKTGGTAKHNLRQAEFVYHNIVTSNLEVHKDIYAGLIWLHSYQDVIDRDRIKALRDEMKRAGFEESTDVLVSLMRAFSKEGDIKETEATWHWLLRSGCELPAQAYICRMELYARTGEPMKSLEMFKEMKNRNIPPNVASYHKIIEIMTKAREIEIAEKLMDEFVESDMKHLMPAFLDLMYLYLDLDMHEKLEHTFTKCLGRCRPNRILYTIYMESLVRIGNVSKAEEIFDEMHKNGMIGTNAKSANILLRGYLLAENYQKAESIYELMCKKKYDIPVESLEKLQSGLLSSKKVVKPPKPVSMKLDEEQREILIGLLLGGTQIESHAQKGVYIVNFKFQEDSHAHSALRVHIHERFFEWLPSACRSLNRESEIPYRFSTIPHAHFGFFADQFFQKGQPVLPKLVHRWLSPRVLAYWFMSGGVRLQSGDIVLKVSGGDTGGVERIVKSLQAQQSLACKVKRKGRFFWIGFQGCNADSFWKIVETYVLDSFASSTEESHNVGSDGLQDYTYYESDTQRHGRESEE